TATTTCCCGCGCGAAGGCGCGACATTAATCGTACCAACGACCCATATCTGGAATGTTGAAGCTGACTCGGGAGAAAATTCGCCAAGCGATGTGAAGATTATTGAAGATCTTTCCCGCGCCAGGATAGTTCAGGATTTGACCCTCGATACCACTTTTTCCGTCGAGACCGGCACGATCGAGATCAACTGGCCGACGCATGGGGTCACCCTCAAGTCAGATCCGATCTTCACCCACGCCACGATCTTTGTCCCTCCAGGTGAAGACTATTTCTGCGCGGAACCGATCACGCATGCACCGAACGCGGTGAATAGTGAGCTCGGATCGGATGTCACCGGTCTGAAATGGCTCGAGCCGGGACAAGCCCTGACCGGCAGGATCAGGGTTTCAGTCATCCACTAAAGCTCGCCGAGCAGACGCCGAACATGGTCCTCGAGCTTGTGCTCGCGCAGGCGTTTGGTGCGTTCCACCAATAGAATGCGGCGCAGCTTGCCATACGCCTCTTCGAGATCGTCATTGACGATGCAATAGTCATAACGACGCCAGTGCAGAATTTCGGCCTGAGCGTCTCTCATTCGTCTCGCCACCATGTCCGGTGTTGAGCCTTCTCTCGCCGCGAGGCGAGATTCCAGCGCTTCTATGCTTGGTGGAAGCACGAAAACCGACACACAATCATTCGGCATTTGATCATGCAGTGCGTCAGCGCCCTGCCAGTCGACATCGAACAGTACATCATTTCCGGCTTCGAGCTGCGCCACCGTGTCCACGCGCGGCGTTCCGTAATAACGATCAAAGACCTTCGCCCATTCGAGGAACTCCCGACCTGCAATCATCCGCCTGAAATCATCCTCTGAACGAAAATGGTAGTCGATCCCGTCCGTCTCATTCGGGCGAGGTTCCCGGGTGGTCGCGGAAACAGAGAGGACCACATCGTCGAATTCCTTCATGAGCATCCGGGCAAGGGTCGTCTTGCCCGCCCCGGAAGGGCTGGAGATCACCAGCATGAGGCCACGACGCGGGTCCTGTTCGGCGCTATTCGACATTCGCGGCTTGCTCCTTGAACTGATCAATCACGCTTTTGAGCGCGAGTCCCGCATTCGTCAAATCGAGCGAAGCAGATTTCGAGCACAGCGTATTCGCTTCTCTGTTCAGCTCCTGAGCGAGAAATCCGAGATCGCGGCCTACGGCGCCGTCACTCTCAATCAAGGATTGTCCGCGCGCAATGTGCGCTTGTAAGCGATCCAGCTCTTCCGTGACGTCGGCCTTCGTGGCCAGAACCGCGATCTCTGTCGCCAGACGTTCGTCCGAGAGCACGCCTTCGGAATCAAACTCCGCGATGCGTGTACGATACTTCTCGGCGAGGGCGGATTTTTGCGTTTCCGCGTATTGAAGGGCATCGCGGGTGTGCGCTGCCATCTCAGACAATTGTCCGGTGAACAGCCTTTTCAGCTCAGCACCTTCCTCAATCCGTCGACCATGAAGCGCAGTAACGATCTTTTTGCCAGACTCGATCAGGGCCTCCATGGCGCCGTCAATTTCGTTCAAGTCGCGCATGGATAGTGTCTCTGCTTCTACCACGCCGCGAATCCCCATCAGCGTTGCCAGCGCCGGTCCTGTGGCCAGGGCCCCCTCGGCACGCTCATAGGCGGCCATCAGGGTTGCAAGGACGTCTTCATTAATGCTGACCGTCTCAGCGCCAGACAATTCGATCCTCAGGCCAATTTGCAGGCTTCCACGTTTGAACGTGGCACTGATCGTCTTGCGAACAGCTTGATCGACCGCTTCCAGTCCGGACGGCATATTCACCCGCACGTCGAGGCCCTTGCCATTGACGCTGCGCGCTTCCCAACTCCAGCTGCCCCACTCGGCTTCTTCGCTGATACGCGCGAAGCCGGTCATCCCGGAAATTCCCATCAATTCTCCCGTTCGCGCGCGATCTCACCGCGCTCATAGGCACGGTATGCGGCGACATTTTTCCTGTGTTCTGCATAGGTTTTGGCAAACAGATGCCCGCCTTTGCCGTCGGCCACGAAGAACACATAATCGGTCTGTGGCGGATCCAGAACCGCGGCAATGGCATCCCGTCCGGGATTACAAATTGGCGTCTTCGGCAAACCATCAATCTGATACGTATTCCAATCCGTCTTGCGATCGATTTCCGAACGATAAAGCGTCCGGCGCTGCCCTCGGCTGTTGAACAAGGGTTCTCCTCGGGAAACACCATAGATAATCGTCGGATCGCTCTCGAGCCGCATGCCCTTTTTCAAACGACCGACAAACAGTCCGGCGACGATGGGGCGCTCATCCGCAGACGCCGTTTCCTTTTCCACCACAGAAGCCAGGATCACAGCCTCTTCCGGTGTGCTGATCGGTAATCCTTCTTGCCGTGTCGGCCAGAGTTCCTCCAACAAGGCCAGCTGAGCGGCTTCCATCCGCTCCAGGAATTGCGTGCGAGTGGTGTTCGCTCCGAAGGCGTATGTATCCGGTAGCAGGACACCTTCGGCAAATTCGCGATCTGGCATGTCGCCCGTCAGGCGGTCTGCCGCCTCGATCCGTCGAAGGATCTGAGCCGTGGTCAAACCTTCGGGAATGGTGAGACGATACTCAATAACATCGCCCTCGATGAACTGTTCCAGAATCTCAACCACGCTGGAACGAGCCGGAACGACATAGGAACCAGCTTTCAGATCAGTTTCCACATCATCCAGTCGCGCCTGCAAGCGAAGGATCCGTTTGTCTTCAATCAGCCCTTCATCCTCGAGCCGATTAGCGACGCTGGCGAGCGCTTCACCGTTTTCAATCGTGAATTCATATTCTGCCACCAAGGGGCCTGGCTTGGCGACTTCACCCTGCAGCCAGAACCAGCCATAAGCGGCGGCGCCACCGGCAATGATGGCGATCACTATTATCAACGCGAAAAGAGCTTTTAGAAAACGCATGCAGACGCAAAGTCCTGTTTTGGCCCCAGCGTTTGATTGGTCGCGTTAGTCGCGGGTCTAGTCAACCTGCTTGAGGATGAGAGATGCGTTAGTTCCGCCAAATCCGAACGAATTGGTCATCGCCGCCCGCACCGGTGCCTTTTTGGCTTTGTGCGGGATCAGGTCGATGGGCGACTCAACACTCGGATTGTCGAGATTGAGCGTTGGCGGCATCACCTGATCGCGAATGGCCAGCGCGCAGAACGCGGTCTCGATCGCACCCGCCGCTCCCAACAGGTGTCCAACCGCTGATTTGGTCGATGACAGAGACAGATTTTTAGAATGATCGCCGAACAGCCGTTCAACCGCGCCAACTTCGCCCTCATCGCCGCGCGGCGTCGAGGTGCCGTGCGCGTTGACATAGTCGATCTGATCGAGAGTCAGGCCGATATTTCGCTCAGCATGGCCCGCTGCCATTTTCATCGCCCGATAACCGCCTTCAGCCCCTTCAGCGGGCGCCGTGATGTGGTGAGCATCGCCCGTCAGACCATAGCCGGCCACCTCGGCATAGATTTTCGCGCCGCGGGCTTTCGCATGCTCATATTCTTCAAGCACAAGCACTGCCGCACCTTCGCCCATGACAAAACCATCGCGGCCTTCATCATACGGGCGTGACGCGCGCTTGGGCTCATCATTGTATTTCGTGGACATGGCCTTTGCGGCACAGAATCCGGCAATTGCTAGCTCGCAGATGACCGCTTCCGAGCCGCCTGCGACCATGACATCTGCATCGCCATACTGAATGAGACGGGCAGAATCGCCGATCGCGTGAGCGCCAGTCGCACAGGCCGTCACCACTGAATGGTTAGGGCCTTTGAAGCCATGTTTGATCGAGACCTGGCCGGACGCCAGATTGATCAGAGCAGATGGAATAAAGAAAGGGCTCACCTTA
This DNA window, taken from Hyphomonas sp. Mor2, encodes the following:
- the gmk gene encoding guanylate kinase — protein: MSNSAEQDPRRGLMLVISSPSGAGKTTLARMLMKEFDDVVLSVSATTREPRPNETDGIDYHFRSEDDFRRMIAGREFLEWAKVFDRYYGTPRVDTVAQLEAGNDVLFDVDWQGADALHDQMPNDCVSVFVLPPSIEALESRLAAREGSTPDMVARRMRDAQAEILHWRRYDYCIVNDDLEEAYGKLRRILLVERTKRLREHKLEDHVRRLLGEL
- a CDS encoding YicC/YloC family endoribonuclease — translated: MGISGMTGFARISEEAEWGSWSWEARSVNGKGLDVRVNMPSGLEAVDQAVRKTISATFKRGSLQIGLRIELSGAETVSINEDVLATLMAAYERAEGALATGPALATLMGIRGVVEAETLSMRDLNEIDGAMEALIESGKKIVTALHGRRIEEGAELKRLFTGQLSEMAAHTRDALQYAETQKSALAEKYRTRIAEFDSEGVLSDERLATEIAVLATKADVTEELDRLQAHIARGQSLIESDGAVGRDLGFLAQELNREANTLCSKSASLDLTNAGLALKSVIDQFKEQAANVE
- the mltG gene encoding endolytic transglycosylase MltG, producing MRFLKALFALIIVIAIIAGGAAAYGWFWLQGEVAKPGPLVAEYEFTIENGEALASVANRLEDEGLIEDKRILRLQARLDDVETDLKAGSYVVPARSSVVEILEQFIEGDVIEYRLTIPEGLTTAQILRRIEAADRLTGDMPDREFAEGVLLPDTYAFGANTTRTQFLERMEAAQLALLEELWPTRQEGLPISTPEEAVILASVVEKETASADERPIVAGLFVGRLKKGMRLESDPTIIYGVSRGEPLFNSRGQRRTLYRSEIDRKTDWNTYQIDGLPKTPICNPGRDAIAAVLDPPQTDYVFFVADGKGGHLFAKTYAEHRKNVAAYRAYERGEIAREREN
- the fabF gene encoding beta-ketoacyl-ACP synthase II, which encodes MRRVVITGIGIISPLAANREASWERLIAGESGAGPIDTFDPENTACKIAFQVPYKDGRGGGSEDDPHAFDPDAVASAKERRRIDEFILYAIGAAEEAVEDSGWVAESQEQQERTGVLIGSGIGGLQSIYDSSINLYENGPRKVSPFFIPSALINLASGQVSIKHGFKGPNHSVVTACATGAHAIGDSARLIQYGDADVMVAGGSEAVICELAIAGFCAAKAMSTKYNDEPKRASRPYDEGRDGFVMGEGAAVLVLEEYEHAKARGAKIYAEVAGYGLTGDAHHITAPAEGAEGGYRAMKMAAGHAERNIGLTLDQIDYVNAHGTSTPRGDEGEVGAVERLFGDHSKNLSLSSTKSAVGHLLGAAGAIETAFCALAIRDQVMPPTLNLDNPSVESPIDLIPHKAKKAPVRAAMTNSFGFGGTNASLILKQVD